GAGACCGACACCGTCAGCCGTCGAGTCGACATCGCGACACGCAGCCTCTCGGGCACGCAGATGGCCCTCGGGCTCGCGCTCGTGGCCGCGCTCGGGTTCACGCTCCTGTTCGTTCAGGACCCGATGGTCCACGACTCGCTACACAACTTCCGTCACGGCGCCGGCATCACCTGCCACTGATGCCGACTGATTACCTCACTCGCGGCGCGCTCGCGGGGACCGCCGGCGGGCTCGCCTACGGCCTGTTCATGGCAACCGTCGGCAACAGCTTCACCGCCGGGCTGGAGACGTTCGAGGCCGGTCACAGCCACGGCGGTGGTCCCGTCGTCGCCGACCTGACGACGGCGGCGGTGAGCGTCCTCGGCGGCGTCCTCTGGGGCCTGTTGTTCGGTATCGCCGTCTTCGGGATGGCGTACTACTTTCTGGAGCCCGCACTCCCCGGCAGCGGCGTGACGAAGCGACTCGCCCTGGCCGCCGCGGGCTTTCTCACCGTCTCGGGCGCTCCCTGGCTCGTCCTCCCGCCACAGCCGCCGGGCGTCGAGCAGGCGCTCCCGACGGAGACGCGCATGCTCTGGTACGGCGGGACGATGGTCGTCGGCGCGCTCGTCGCCGGCTGTTGCGGGCTGGCCTACCGCCGGACGGCCGACCGGCGAACGCCCGTCACCCTCGCCGCGACGGCGCTCCCGCTGGCACTGCTCGCCGTGCCGGTCGCGCTCGCGCCCGGCAACCCCGTGAGCGGGCCGGTGCCCGCAGCGCTCGCAGCCGCCTACCGCTGGACCGTCGTCTTCGGCCAGCTCGGTCTGTGGGCGACCATCGCCACCGTCCACAGCTGGCTCGGCGACCCCGACCTCGCGACGGCGGAGCCGTCCTACTCGGCGACCGCTGACTGAGGCCGACTCCTCACTCGCGGACGACTGCCGCGCTGGCGGGGACGGAGTTCCCGACCGCTACTGGACAGAACCGGCGGACCAGCACGGTCGCTGCCAGGGGCTCGTCCGGGAACCGAGGTGGCTGGGTTCCCGAACCGACGGCGAGCAGTCGTCTATCCCGGCGCGCTGCTTACGTCTGTAACCTGGACACTGTCCACGGACAGCGAGACCAGACAGCTGTGGTACTCGAACGAGAAGGTCCCGTGGCCGCTGCTATCGCCGGAGAAGGTGTCGTCTATGAACTCGACGTCGACGACGTTG
The genomic region above belongs to Halomicroarcula saliterrae and contains:
- a CDS encoding CbtB domain-containing protein, producing the protein MQAETDTVSRRVDIATRSLSGTQMALGLALVAALGFTLLFVQDPMVHDSLHNFRHGAGITCH
- a CDS encoding CbtA family protein, encoding MPTDYLTRGALAGTAGGLAYGLFMATVGNSFTAGLETFEAGHSHGGGPVVADLTTAAVSVLGGVLWGLLFGIAVFGMAYYFLEPALPGSGVTKRLALAAAGFLTVSGAPWLVLPPQPPGVEQALPTETRMLWYGGTMVVGALVAGCCGLAYRRTADRRTPVTLAATALPLALLAVPVALAPGNPVSGPVPAALAAAYRWTVVFGQLGLWATIATVHSWLGDPDLATAEPSYSATAD